A stretch of the Macrobrachium nipponense isolate FS-2020 chromosome 23, ASM1510439v2, whole genome shotgun sequence genome encodes the following:
- the LOC135197195 gene encoding putative proline-rich protein 21, with protein sequence MQPYTHSLLPGLYPQPYTHGHPPGLYPQPYTHGHPPGLYPQPYTHGHLPGLYPQPYTHGHLPGLYPQPYTHGHLPDLYPQLTPRSICLASTRNLTPTVICLASTRNLTPTVICLASTRNLTPTVICLASTRNLTPTVIHLASTCNLTPAVIRLASTYNLTPTVIHLASTRTLTPAVIRLASTHNLTPTVIHLASTRNLTPTVIHLASTRNLTPTVIRLASTRNLTPTVIPPWPSPATFHPQSSAWLYRNFTPTVIHFVPLYPQTYTPVIRLDSTWQPYTHSHPLGLYPQPYTHSHPPGLYPQPYTHSHPLGLYPQCYTHSHPPGLYPQRYTLVIHPGLYPQPYTHSHPPWPLPTTPYPHPKSIHFGLYPANLTPTSIHLASTRNLTQPTSPNSTWASNQANPWKTNPQSSTWPLTCNLSAFSSIHLGLITCQP encoded by the exons ATGCAACCTTACACCCATAGTCTTctacctggcctctacccacaaccttacacccacggTCATCCGCCTGGCCTCTACCCGCAACCTTACACCCACGGTCATCCGCCTGGCCTCTACCCGCAACCTTACACCCACGGTCATCTGCCTGGCCTCTACCCGCAACCTTACACCCACGGTCATCTGCCTGGCCTCTACCCGCAACCTTACACCCACGGTCATCTGCCTGACCTCTACCCGCAACTTACACCACGGTCAATCTGCCTGGCCTCTACCCGCAACCTTACACCCACGGTCATCTGCCTGGCCTCTACCCGCAACCTTACACCCACGGTCATCTGCCTGGCCTCTACCCGCAACCTTACACCCACGGTCATCTGCCTGGCCTCTACCCGCAACCTTACACCCACG gtcatccacttggcctctacctgCAACCTTACACCTGCGGTCATCCGCCTGGCCTCTAcctacaaccttacacccacggtcatccacctggcctctacccgcACCCTTACACCCGCGGTCATCcgcctggcctctacccacaaccttacacccacagtcatccacctggcctctacccgcaaccttacacccacagtcatccacttggcctctacccgcaaccttacacccacagtcatccgcCTGGCCTCTACccgcaaccttacacccacagtcattccACCTTGGCCCTCTCCAGCAACCTTCCACCCACAGTCATCCGCCTGGCTCTACCGCAactttacacccacagtcatccactttgTACCCCTTTACCCACAAACCTACACACCAGTCATCCGCCTGGACTCTACTTggcaaccttacacccacagccATCCACTAGGCCTCTACccgcaaccttacacccacagtcatccacctggcctctacccgcaaccttacacccacagtcatccacttggcctctacccgcaatgttacacccacagtcatccacctggcctctacccacagcGTTACACCCTAGTCATCCaccctggcctctacccacagccttacacccacagtcatccaccttggcctctacccacaaccccTTACCCCCACCCAAAGTCCATCCACTTTGGCCTCTACCCCGCAAACCTTACACCCACAtccatccacctggcctctacccgcAACCTTACCCAACCCACCAGTCCCAATTCCACTTGGGCCTCTAACCAAGCCAACCCCTGGAAAAccaacccacagtcatccacttggcctctaacCTGCAACCTTTCAGCCTTCAGTTCCATCCACCTTGGCCTTATTACCTGCCAACCTTAA